Part of the Pomacea canaliculata isolate SZHN2017 linkage group LG11, ASM307304v1, whole genome shotgun sequence genome is shown below.
GGCTCCTCGTGGTTGACGATTGCGGAATACAGGAAGGTGTCTTGTCCTTCCACCGTCTTGAAGAATTTcactgtagaagtcttcttttccGAGGGACAACACCTTCTTTCCAGTCTTGAAATTTGCCATCCTGAAtgcaaaacagtttcaaaactAGCATCAGCAACAGACTGGATGAAAGAAGGAGTTTCAAATTATTGTCAGCGGCATCgttaaaggaaaataataaatttaaactaGCATCACGAACATCCTGCAGGGAGAAACTTCATTCTGCaaacacaaatctttatttgaGTCAGTGACACGGTCACTGTATAGACGGGTAGTGTCAGTGTCGCGGTCACAATGCAGATGGGtatcacacaaaaagaaaggaaaaaaacaaatgagaaggaaaggggaaaaaagggaaaagtaGCCTTGAGATAAAAGTGGGGCCTAATGATGGCGACAACACAAAATGACGGAAGGGGCAGCGGCACGTGACTCACGTGCGGACGTCCTCACCTGAAAGGTCGACTTGCTGAAGACTACAAAGGTCAGGCTAAAGCCCACAGCCAGCATCACCACTGCGCCAACGCGGCGCCTGTTGATGTGACATCCCCGCGTCCTCAACATGTGTAACATCTGTAACAGCCACAAACATCAGACTGTTACATTTCTCACGACGATGACGAGGCTCCAAGTGTGGTTCATGCTTGTGGTTATCAGGAGATACGAATCGGGAAACCTAGAAACCACGCATGTGCCGAAACACAGAGGGGCCGAGAAAGTAAGgtcggagagagagaaagagagagagacgaagacAGATGCAATCCACACACGCGAGCAATAATCATTCAACATTCAATATTTATCACGTGACATCTATCGCCCTATAAGTGTACTGATGTTTAATATCTTGTCTGTCTCCATCTTCGCGAATTCATCAGCAGCTAACTGGCATGCTAGTCACGTGATACCACCAGGACTGTCACTTCTCGGGCGTTTGTGTTTCGTCATCGTTGATGTGCACCATCTGCTCTCGATGGTTTATTCATCATCCGCTGGGATGCGTGTGAATGTGGCGGGGTGTCCCCAGACAGGGGGACCTTTCTAACGTCCGTGTCGCCCttgacatcagcagcagctggcATTTGCAGTTGTCTTCCCGTGAGACCGCCAGGACTGGAGGCTGCAGGTCCACAGACTGGCGGGGGGACGTCAGacaccattttatttcaatattgtGTGTACATTGACATTCCCGCCGAAGCTTTTTCCTGTCACTCGACCTGATGTATGCACCAGGCGACCTCATTACAGGGGTCGAGCTGAGTCCACCGTACTGACTGTGAATCGGAGAGAGTTGTCTCCTCTAGAGTGGCATGAGTCAGGGTGGGTGTCACTGTCACATGACTAGCACCCATCACCAGCGTGCAGAGCGTCATCGTCACGAGATGATCGAACTATCTCAGGAGGTATAAAGTTTGGAACAAACCCTTCACGACCTCCATGtctctctcctcctcatcctGGTCGACCAACACGCACAATAAACTCGATAGATTTTGTtgtgtgggtggggaaggggacTACGTGTCCCTGCGTATGTGCACTGAATCTATAAATTGAATACACGTTAAATGAACCGGTCAGTTGGTTTCTTTGGATTTATCCTCACCCCTACCCTCCCTATACATGAGATCAGGGGAGGGAACGTCTGTCCCGAGAAATCATTTGGTCTGACCCTGCTGATGCAATTTCAAATGGAGCTCGAGATTCAGTgactaaaagatttttttttttcatagcaaataaatgtgtgtaaagTGAATCAAACTAATGAGGTCAGTGTTAACGGACACGCAAGGGACGTCCATGACGGGATGGACAGAACACAGACGAGCACCTCAGGGGACAGACAATGCAAACGATGTAGAGAGTAGTAATCAGCCTCCTCtctatgcgcatgcgcagactggTCATTGCCTCCTGACCTCAGACATGCGGTCCGTTGGCGACGGCGACCCAGAGGACCGTCAGCACCAGGCCGACTGGCATTGTACATGTTGCtaaagtgttaacacactgtATATAAACTACGGCTTTGCCAACTAATGGAGGATTGTCCTCAAGTTGATGATTTTGCACGCCCCGCCGATGGCTATAAATATTCAAAGAGTAGACAAACGGTTGTCCGCCTCCACGTCAGATGAACCAGTCGACTGTCGCCTTCTTCTCCTCAGTGATACACAAACCTGAACTGACATTCGCCCATCAGTTTCAGTTTACCTACTGGGTGTCTGCCCAAGCGAGGGTAAActaacaaataacaacaatgtACTTCAAAGCGAGTGGTGGGTGTGGACGGGTAGGGGCCGGACTCCCGATGTCAGCCTGTGGCGCCGATACCCGTTATACACACTTCCCGCCTGACCATGGCCTGGCCTGGGTACACACGTGCAATTAGTCTGGCTTAGAGATTGGTTTGATTATTACACGACTGTTTATGTCTCACCTGTATTTTTAAGCAGAAAAGGTTAAGTGCAACAGTACGCACAACACCTGTGATTAAATCAAAGGACTATTGTAATCACGGGTGGACAATGGAGCTGCCGGATGTCGAACTTGGAGAATGGTGGGGTGGAGACCTTGTTTAcatccgtctctctctctctctgtgcgtgcaCAGGGTACCAGGCAAGGGTGGATGTAGTGTGTACACTTGGGATTTCTTTGGGTATCTGCTTTGTCTTCAGcactttcagttttgttttgtcttgttttttgtttttgtttttgtttgttttgttagtttcAAAACAATTATGCTTAAATCACGAATCTCACGAACTCAGCAGCACAACGGAGACAAGTTGCTGTTCGGAACAAAAGAGTTCAGAGAATGTTTGTCTTCACTGTGTGAAGTTTTGCTAAGTGACAAACTAGACT
Proteins encoded:
- the LOC112574790 gene encoding uncharacterized protein LOC112574790 isoform X2; this translates as MDMKFSKDYGAVEMCLQKGIRQMLHMLRTRGCHINRRRVGAVVMLAVGFSLTFVVFSKSTFQDGKFQDWKEGVVPRKRRLLQ